One Thiocapsa bogorovii DNA segment encodes these proteins:
- a CDS encoding L,D-transpeptidase family protein: MSDIVLDRRKRAWIATAVCASLLGVGVIDGAGAETFRLENPNDSVVGVPFYFKARAQDTLLDVARQNGLGFDDMRQANPEVDIWVPGEGTPVMVPAFYVLPDTPRTGIVINRAEKRLYYFPPNDPNEVRIYAISVGKDAMGTPLGSFTVIEKRKDPTWTPGPNVRAAHAAYGDILPAVVPPGPDNPLGKYAMRLSRPDYLIHGTSQPWGLGMEVSGGCIRMYPEGIEELYGLTDISTPVNIIDQPYKVGWRGDELYLEVQTGEKSVRRTAREVIPQWVKDSEGVTIDWEAVERAVREDTGIPQLVGSRRSPSEGSYLPMIF; the protein is encoded by the coding sequence ATGAGCGATATTGTTCTTGACCGACGCAAACGCGCCTGGATCGCCACGGCGGTCTGCGCGTCTCTGTTGGGCGTCGGGGTCATCGACGGTGCCGGCGCCGAGACCTTCCGCCTCGAGAACCCGAATGACTCGGTGGTGGGGGTTCCCTTCTACTTCAAGGCGCGTGCCCAAGATACCTTGCTGGACGTCGCACGCCAGAACGGGCTGGGTTTCGACGACATGCGTCAAGCCAACCCCGAAGTCGATATCTGGGTGCCCGGTGAAGGCACGCCTGTCATGGTTCCGGCCTTCTACGTGCTTCCGGACACACCGAGGACCGGCATCGTGATCAATCGTGCCGAAAAACGCCTCTACTACTTCCCGCCGAATGATCCCAACGAGGTGCGGATCTACGCCATCAGCGTCGGCAAAGACGCGATGGGCACTCCGCTCGGAAGCTTCACGGTGATCGAGAAACGCAAGGATCCGACCTGGACGCCCGGGCCGAACGTGCGCGCTGCTCACGCGGCATACGGCGACATCCTGCCGGCGGTCGTCCCGCCGGGCCCCGACAACCCGTTGGGCAAGTATGCCATGCGTTTGAGCCGTCCCGATTACCTCATCCACGGGACGAGCCAGCCGTGGGGGCTCGGGATGGAGGTCAGCGGGGGCTGCATCCGCATGTACCCTGAAGGTATCGAGGAGCTCTACGGTTTGACCGATATTTCCACGCCAGTGAACATCATCGATCAACCTTACAAGGTCGGATGGCGTGGAGACGAGCTTTACTTGGAGGTCCAGACCGGCGAGAAAAGCGTGCGCCGGACCGCGAGAGAGGTGATCCCTCAGTGGGTGAAGGATTCCGAAGGCGTGACGATCGACTGGGAGGCGGTGGAGAGAGCCGTGCGTGAAGACACCGGCATCCCACAACTCGTGGGAAGCCGGCGCAGTCCCTCGGAAGGGTCTTACTTGCCCATGATCTTCTGA
- a CDS encoding alanine-zipper protein, whose product MTKIVKLASLSAVAVLGVSLLGGCTTDQTARDMAQQAMDTANSAQACCNANTERLDRMYQKIMGK is encoded by the coding sequence ATGACCAAGATCGTCAAGCTCGCTTCCCTGTCCGCTGTTGCCGTTCTCGGCGTTTCCTTGCTGGGCGGTTGCACCACCGACCAGACCGCTCGCGACATGGCTCAGCAGGCCATGGACACTGCCAACAGTGCCCAGGCTTGCTGTAACGCCAACACCGAGCGTCTTGACCGCATGTATCAGAAGATCATGGGCAAGTAA
- a CDS encoding chorismate--pyruvate lyase family protein: MRRYYGRSVEEPGARSAQASFRCDGFVRDGVIAAPPGDPVSLKTLPPFLRALLVTDGTVTKILEAYFWEPVTVDTLEQRFETAEETVPAIHVAPGDRCLIRDARLRGTDSGRNFAEAFSLIRTEFIPSGFRQRLIDREIGIGVLIRDSGLESYREVLDVGIEVDSDGRRAVCRTYRIIIERRPVILITECFPLALYAGEPGVA, from the coding sequence ATGCGCCGTTACTACGGTCGTTCGGTCGAAGAACCGGGAGCGCGATCCGCGCAGGCCTCGTTCCGCTGCGATGGGTTTGTCCGCGACGGCGTCATTGCCGCACCTCCAGGGGATCCGGTGTCGCTGAAGACGCTACCGCCCTTCCTGCGTGCGCTCTTGGTAACGGACGGCACCGTGACCAAGATCCTGGAGGCCTATTTTTGGGAGCCGGTCACGGTCGATACACTCGAGCAGCGCTTCGAGACCGCCGAAGAGACCGTTCCCGCGATCCATGTCGCCCCCGGCGATCGCTGTCTGATCCGCGATGCGCGGTTGCGCGGAACGGATTCGGGGCGAAATTTTGCCGAAGCGTTTTCGCTGATTCGAACCGAGTTTATTCCCTCCGGCTTCCGCCAGCGCTTGATCGATCGCGAGATCGGCATCGGTGTGTTGATTCGAGACAGTGGTTTGGAAAGCTATCGCGAGGTCTTAGACGTCGGCATAGAGGTGGATTCGGACGGCCGCCGCGCTGTATGCCGAACCTATCGCATCATCATCGAGAGGCGCCCGGTGATCCTGATTACCGAGTGTTTCCCCCTCGCGCTCTATGCCGGGGAGCCGGGCGTCGCCTGA
- a CDS encoding RDD family protein — protein MSPPIDTVRLHETPEGVDLALRVAGPAPRSIAYLLDIVVRLALLLVVMPLAAFSGFGTGLILLAVFGLEWLYPVAFEVRSGATPGKRLMGLMVVHDDGTPVRLPASLIRNLLRAVDFLPMLYGVGLVSMLVDRDFRRLGDLAAGTLVVYADTPPKTPKITRVEPQAPPAGLPLEAQQAILAFAERGHAISEARRIELAEILAGTVGARGGAAVALLNAWAAWLARGAPEGRG, from the coding sequence ATGTCGCCTCCCATCGATACCGTTCGGCTTCACGAAACCCCGGAAGGTGTCGATCTTGCCCTGCGGGTTGCCGGTCCCGCGCCGCGCTCCATCGCCTATCTTTTGGATATCGTGGTTCGCTTGGCGCTCTTGCTTGTCGTGATGCCGCTCGCGGCCTTTTCCGGCTTCGGCACCGGGCTGATCCTCCTCGCCGTCTTCGGGCTCGAATGGCTCTATCCCGTGGCCTTCGAGGTGCGCAGCGGCGCCACGCCCGGCAAGCGACTGATGGGCCTGATGGTGGTCCATGACGACGGGACACCCGTGCGGTTGCCCGCGTCCCTGATCCGCAATCTGCTCCGTGCCGTGGATTTTCTCCCGATGCTCTACGGCGTCGGACTCGTCAGTATGCTCGTGGATCGCGACTTTCGCCGTCTCGGCGATCTGGCCGCCGGCACCCTGGTGGTCTATGCCGATACGCCGCCGAAGACACCGAAGATCACGCGGGTCGAACCGCAAGCCCCGCCCGCCGGTCTGCCGCTCGAGGCGCAACAGGCGATCCTGGCCTTCGCCGAACGCGGTCATGCCATTTCCGAAGCACGCCGGATCGAGCTGGCCGAGATCCTTGCGGGCACCGTCGGCGCACGGGGTGGGGCCGCCGTCGCGCTGCTCAACGCATGGGCCGCATGGCTCGCCCGCGGGGCGCCGGAGGGTCGCGGATGA
- a CDS encoding stage II sporulation protein M, giving the protein MKQDAFEAAALPIWTDYRAMLDALENPRQRRAHAPALTSFPQLHRRLCSDYALARSRRYSPGLIAELEVLVRRGHRQLYRRRSAPLRSMLDFMALRFPRTLRRHSTVFWIAAALFFLPMIGMGIAVHQDADLVYSVLDAEQVADLESLYDPARHMPGRGGERQADTDVAMFGFYVMNNVGIGFRTFAGGLILGLGSLVILLINGLSIGAVAGHLTRLDYGATFWPFVSGHGPYELTAIAICGAAGLLLGQSLLAPGQRTRLAALRANARDAVILVGGAAILLVFAAVIEAFWSAGPAPTALKYGVGVLGWILVAVYLALAGRASDHAH; this is encoded by the coding sequence ATGAAACAGGACGCCTTCGAGGCCGCCGCGTTGCCGATCTGGACCGACTATCGCGCCATGCTCGACGCACTCGAGAACCCGCGGCAACGGCGAGCACATGCCCCGGCCTTGACATCGTTTCCGCAGCTGCACCGACGGTTATGCAGCGACTATGCGCTGGCCCGCAGTCGGCGCTACAGCCCTGGGTTGATCGCCGAGCTCGAGGTGCTGGTGAGGCGGGGTCACCGCCAGCTCTATCGGCGACGGTCCGCCCCGCTGCGTTCCATGCTCGATTTCATGGCCCTGCGGTTTCCCCGGACCTTGCGTCGCCATTCGACGGTCTTTTGGATCGCGGCGGCGCTGTTTTTCCTGCCGATGATCGGGATGGGGATCGCGGTTCATCAGGATGCGGATCTCGTTTACAGCGTGCTCGATGCCGAGCAGGTCGCGGATCTCGAATCGCTCTACGACCCTGCTCGACACATGCCGGGACGCGGCGGCGAGCGGCAGGCGGACACGGATGTGGCCATGTTCGGTTTCTATGTGATGAACAACGTCGGGATCGGTTTTCGCACCTTCGCCGGCGGCCTGATCCTGGGGCTCGGCAGCCTGGTCATCCTGCTGATCAACGGGTTGTCCATCGGCGCCGTCGCGGGACACCTGACCCGTTTGGATTACGGCGCCACCTTCTGGCCCTTCGTCAGCGGTCACGGACCCTACGAGCTGACAGCGATCGCGATCTGCGGTGCGGCCGGACTTCTCCTCGGACAGTCACTCTTGGCCCCCGGGCAGCGCACCCGACTCGCCGCACTCCGCGCGAACGCACGCGATGCCGTGATCCTCGTCGGCGGTGCAGCGATTCTGCTGGTTTTTGCCGCAGTGATCGAGGCCTTTTGGTCGGCCGGGCCTGCGCCGACGGCGTTGAAATACGGCGTCGGTGTCCTCGGATGGATCCTGGTTGCGGTCTATCTCGCGCTGGCCGGACGGGCGAGCGACCATGCGCATTGA
- a CDS encoding DUF4129 domain-containing protein: MRIDAIGARLRPRRPWEGVDLGFALGRQWFVSLWILWWMTALPFALLLAVLTGGRPDLWLVAVWWCKPLYEAPLQSWAGRALLGERPERAERVGIIRAALTRHILPLLLWRRLALRRSFLMPVTLLEGLTGAPARRRRAVLSHGIGAPTWLTLICYHFEAILWGGVLLALVFLVPEELPRLDLTAAVTESDSPVYWISAAVYLLAFSVIAPFYVCAGFTLYLTRRTELEAWDLEVAFRRARDEQDAAARAAGSLTLAGLLAIVILSLPSTSADASTPRDPVLDAALDPGEAQVLIREILAADDFGSTQEVTLWLPVERDPAESVEGWIWPSALGSLAVTLAEILKWSLFVLALAALVWLALKVIQGMTRTRLRWRRPRRGSRGDGDGPAVPLEHLGAEPSPEDITASIRRLIDRGEHRAALALLYRASLAELARQGVAIPSGATESDALEMAAQILPAPRVGLIARLTGHWSRVAYAHRQPSGAELIALLDDWCRARDLATGPTRDPGPSRDV; the protein is encoded by the coding sequence ATGCGCATTGACGCCATCGGTGCGCGTTTGCGTCCGCGCCGCCCCTGGGAGGGAGTCGATCTGGGCTTTGCGCTGGGGCGACAGTGGTTCGTGTCGCTCTGGATCCTTTGGTGGATGACCGCGCTGCCGTTCGCTTTGCTTCTCGCGGTGTTGACCGGTGGACGACCGGACCTCTGGTTGGTCGCCGTCTGGTGGTGCAAACCGCTGTACGAGGCGCCGCTGCAGTCTTGGGCGGGTCGTGCGCTTCTCGGCGAGCGTCCGGAACGTGCCGAGCGTGTCGGCATCATTCGGGCGGCCTTGACGCGACACATCCTGCCCTTACTCCTCTGGCGTAGATTGGCACTTCGCCGCTCCTTTCTGATGCCGGTCACGCTCTTGGAGGGTTTGACCGGTGCTCCGGCTCGGCGCCGTCGCGCGGTTTTGAGCCACGGCATCGGCGCACCGACCTGGCTGACCCTGATCTGCTATCACTTCGAGGCCATTCTTTGGGGCGGCGTGCTGCTCGCGTTGGTCTTCCTGGTCCCCGAGGAGCTGCCCCGTCTCGATCTGACCGCTGCCGTCACCGAGTCCGACTCCCCGGTCTATTGGATCAGCGCCGCGGTCTATCTGCTCGCCTTTTCGGTGATCGCGCCCTTCTATGTTTGCGCCGGCTTCACCCTCTATCTGACCCGTCGCACCGAGCTGGAGGCCTGGGATCTGGAGGTTGCCTTTCGCCGCGCGCGCGACGAGCAGGATGCGGCCGCCCGGGCGGCCGGGAGCCTGACCTTGGCCGGTCTCTTGGCCATCGTGATCCTGTCCTTGCCGAGCACCTCCGCCGACGCGTCCACACCGCGCGACCCCGTCCTCGATGCCGCTCTCGATCCGGGCGAAGCGCAGGTTCTCATCCGGGAGATCCTGGCGGCCGATGATTTTGGAAGTACGCAAGAGGTGACGCTTTGGCTGCCGGTCGAGCGCGACCCGGCCGAGTCTGTCGAGGGCTGGATCTGGCCGAGCGCGCTCGGCTCGCTGGCAGTGACGCTTGCCGAGATACTCAAATGGTCTCTGTTCGTCCTGGCGCTCGCGGCACTCGTTTGGCTGGCACTCAAGGTCATTCAAGGGATGACGCGAACGCGGCTCCGATGGCGCAGGCCGAGACGCGGATCGCGAGGAGATGGAGACGGACCGGCGGTCCCGCTCGAGCATCTCGGCGCGGAGCCGTCTCCCGAGGACATCACGGCGAGTATCCGCCGCTTGATCGACAGGGGCGAGCATCGCGCGGCCCTCGCCTTGTTGTACCGCGCGAGCCTTGCCGAGCTGGCTCGGCAGGGTGTCGCGATCCCCTCGGGTGCGACCGAGAGCGATGCTCTGGAAATGGCAGCGCAGATCTTGCCGGCCCCGCGCGTCGGTCTCATTGCCCGTTTGACCGGGCATTGGAGCCGCGTCGCCTACGCGCATCGGCAGCCTTCAGGCGCCGAGCTCATCGCACTGCTCGACGACTGGTGTCGTGCGCGGGATCTTGCGACCGGACCGACCCGAGATCCGGGACCGTCTCGTGACGTCTGA
- a CDS encoding DUF4350 domain-containing protein, translated as MTSERRVLRLVVSGLILILVALIAAVLSQLERRTLEIEIGPSEETVRNPLLAAERFLARLAIPVSSESGRERLRHLPPTTDTLVVRHTGALAPERRRALDQWMRDGGRLVVTASDPNAGPAEEGDLIAGYGVRPNAENADRNAADDRTEVLAEIQVGDPERPLRVAFSTERSLLTMREQEPETAIIAGDRLRLVRLSVGDGSLTVLADDRFMTNAAIGEHDHALFMTYLVDLAPGGSVWLLYDRKMPWIGALVWSAAPYAVISGALCLLAWTWSAGARLGPLQPVPTRDRRDLLEHLDASGDFHWRHGQADHLIKPTRRRVLERWRRRRPDLGGLDNAALAHAIAVIADEDPDAVVRALHVHAEDADAFVRQSALLQRLWSKASSR; from the coding sequence GTGACGTCTGAGCGCCGCGTTCTCAGGTTGGTGGTCTCCGGGTTGATCCTGATCCTCGTCGCCCTGATCGCTGCCGTCCTGAGTCAGCTCGAGCGCCGGACCCTGGAGATCGAAATCGGCCCTTCCGAAGAGACCGTGCGCAACCCCCTCCTCGCGGCGGAGCGCTTTCTCGCACGTCTGGCGATCCCGGTGTCGAGCGAGAGCGGGCGCGAGCGTCTGCGCCATCTCCCGCCCACGACCGACACGCTGGTCGTGCGACACACGGGCGCTCTCGCGCCCGAGCGCCGTCGGGCGCTCGACCAGTGGATGAGGGACGGCGGGCGCCTGGTGGTCACGGCGAGCGATCCGAATGCGGGGCCTGCGGAGGAGGGCGACCTCATCGCCGGGTACGGGGTCCGCCCCAACGCCGAGAACGCGGATCGGAACGCAGCCGATGATCGAACCGAGGTTCTCGCCGAGATCCAGGTCGGAGATCCGGAGCGCCCGCTCCGGGTGGCCTTCTCGACCGAACGCTCTCTGCTGACGATGCGCGAGCAGGAGCCTGAAACGGCGATTATCGCGGGCGATCGGCTGCGTTTAGTGCGACTGTCCGTGGGCGACGGATCACTCACGGTGCTCGCCGACGATCGCTTCATGACCAACGCGGCGATCGGCGAGCACGACCACGCGCTCTTTATGACATACCTCGTCGATCTCGCGCCCGGCGGCAGCGTTTGGCTGCTCTACGATCGCAAGATGCCTTGGATCGGAGCCTTGGTCTGGTCCGCCGCGCCCTACGCGGTGATCTCCGGTGCCTTGTGTCTGCTCGCCTGGACCTGGTCGGCGGGTGCTCGGCTCGGACCGCTACAGCCAGTGCCAACCCGTGACCGGCGCGATCTCCTCGAGCATTTGGACGCGAGCGGCGACTTTCACTGGAGACACGGACAGGCCGATCATCTCATCAAGCCCACGCGCCGGCGCGTCCTCGAGCGCTGGCGACGTCGACGCCCGGATCTCGGCGGTCTCGATAACGCGGCGCTGGCCCACGCGATCGCAGTCATCGCGGACGAGGATCCGGACGCCGTCGTCCGGGCGCTCCATGTCCATGCGGAAGATGCCGATGCCTTCGTGCGGCAAAGCGCACTGCTTCAGCGTCTGTGGAGCAAGGCGTCGAGTCGGTAG